The nucleotide window TTAAACTGTATGAAAAAGAAACATGTAGAACAACATGCAGATGAAAGATGGCTTTTAACGTATGCAGATTTAATTACATTGTTACTCGCATTGTTTGTTGTTTTATGGTCATTCGAAAAGATGGATTCAAAACAAGTTATGGAAGCGCTTTCTGGAGTTTTCAGCGATGATTTATCTGGCGGCGGAGAAGGTGTGCTTGAAGGAGCCGGGACCTCCATTGACCCATCTCTCGCAAGGTCAATTCGCGACCAAAAACAAATTGAAAATGTTAAAAAAGCATTGGATTCCGCTGGTTTAAGTGATATAATAGAAATCAGCACACAACTTGGAAAATTGAACATCACTATGAAAGGTGATGTAAGTTTTCAATCCGGCAATCGGGCTTTAAAAACAGAAGTTCGTAAAGCACTGGTAGCAACGCTTCCGATTATCAAAGACCAGATTGAACGATTCAAGCGATTAAAAATTTCCATTGAGGGACATACTGATAATGACCCTATTTCGACTGCTGAATTTCCTTCCAACCTTCATTTATCAACAGCACGCGCACTTAGCACAGCAGACTACTTAATCAGCGACCTTCATATTGACCCGAAGTTAATTCAAGTTGAAGGATATGGTGAATTTAAGCCAATTGCTCCGAACAATTCAATTGATGGAAAGAAGAAAAACAGAAGAGTTGAAATTTCTTTGATTACTGGCGAACAAACAAGTTCAACTGTAAAAAACGAAGAATAGCCAAAACAGATTCACATGAAAAACCCCAAGTAAAAATTGGGGTTTTTATTTTCTCGAATAGCAGTTATTTACTCCGTGTTGCTCAGAGAAACGTCGAAAAAGAATGAATTATTTTTTGGCAAATAATTGGTTTTCACACAAAAATAATTTAATTTTTGCATGCAATTTTTTTTCACACAAATATAAAAGGAAAATAGAATGCGCATTTTAGTTGTTGAAGACGAAAAAAAAGTAGCGAAGTTCATCAAGAAAGGACTTGAGGAAGAACACTACGCAGTGGATGTTGTTCACGATGGCGATTCTGCATTTCAACTTGCCAAATCTGAACCGTACGATTTGTTCATCATAGATATAATGCTTCCGAAAAAAGATGGAATTTCGCTGGTGAAAGAATTGCGAGCAAGAAAAGTAACGATTCCCATTCTCATCGTAACTGCCAAAACATCTGTCGAAGACCGTGTTGGCGGACTTGATAGCGGCGCTGATGATTATTTGACAAAACCGTTTGCAATGGAAGAATTGTTTGCACGCGTGCGCTCGCTTCTTCGCCGCGGAGCAGCAGAAAAAACTCCAACGCTTCGAGTCGCAGATTTGGAACTTGACCTTGTGAAACATAAAGCCAAACGCGGAGAAAAAATGATTGAACTTACTGCGAAAGAATATTCCCTCCTCGAATATTTTATGCGCAATAAAAATCGCACGCTTTCCCGTACGCTTATTTCTGAACATATTTGGAATTACAATTTTGATACGGGAACAAACATTATTGACGTTTATGTTAACCATCTTCGTCAAAAAGTAGATAACGGTTTCGAAAAAGGTTTGATACACACCGTTCGCGGTGTTGGCTATATGATGAAAGAACCCGATGAGAAAATGTAGATTGTTTGTACGACAGAAAAAAGTTTTTTCCCTTTTCTTTTTTTGAAAAACCTCGTTCTCGTTTCATTCAAATTTTTTTATTAAGGAATGAAACTTCATTTTTCGTTACGCACGAAACTTACACTGTGGTACGCATTGGTACTCACAGTTACGCTTTCCTTGTTTGGAACTGCGGCATATTTCTACACAAAGGAAACGATTTCGGAATCGCTTGATGTTTCGTTACGCAGTCAAGTTGGATGGTTGCGTCAGTATTTACAGCAGCGTGCAGAAATAAAAAAGAAGAAAAAAAAATCCCCACCGAAAAAAACGCTCACTCCCAAAAATATTGTTACAAAAAAAGATACGGTAACAACTTCTCCGTATTTATTCGAATGGACAGAAGCGGATTCCATTTGGTACGAAATTTATGAACAAGCGATGCGGAATCCGAAAAAAACTTTTCTCTACGTGAAAAACAATAAAGGATTAGTTTTTTATCGCTCGGAAAATTTAGAGCCAGATGATTCACTGTTTATTCCACGCGACACAGCAACATTCGGAGATGCAGTTCTTACAACATATCAAACGAAGAACGGAGAAGAACGTCGTCTTGCATACGCAAAAGACGTCAACGGAGAAGTTTGGGTTGCATATCCCATGCAAGAAATAGAAACAATTCTTGATAATCTTTTCGCGAACTTAATCTTCATTTCTCCCATCGCCATTGTATTTTCACTGATTGGAGGATGGTTCATTGCAAGAAAATCATTACGCCCGATTGACGAAGTAATAGAAACGGCAAAAAAAATAACCGCTTCAAATCTTGACCAACAAATTCCGCACCATTCTGTTGATGACGAAATCGGAAGACTCATCGCAACGTTCAATGAAATGATACTGCGATTACGCAATTCATTTGAACTGACGCAACAATTTACTATGGATGCTTCGCACGAACTTCGTACTCCGTTGACTATTATGCGTGGAGAAATTGAAGTTGCATTACACAATGAAAACCTTGAAGAAGAGCATCGCGAAATTCTTCTCTCTCTTCTTGAAGAAACAATACGGATGAATAGTATTATTGAGGGACTTTTGTTGCTTTCAAAATCGGATTTGAATATGTATAAGCCGTCGTGTGAAGAAGTGCATTTGAACGAACTCACTTCAGAACTTTTTGAAGATGGTGAATTGCTTGCGCAGACAAAACATATTTCTATTGTGTTAGAACAAAATGATGAAATTCGTTTGTTCGGCGACAAAGTGCGGTTACGACAATTGTTTTTAAATCTCCTCGATAATGCGATTAAGTACACTCCCGAAAACGGAAAAGTAATTCTCGCACTGTACAGATTGGACGGAACGGCAGTATTTAAGATAGAAGACACTGGAATTGGAATTCCTCAAAATGAAGTGCATAAAATTTTCAACCGCTTTTATCGTGTTGACAAAGCGCGTTCAAGAGAAATGGGAGGAACAGGTTTGGGGCTATCTATTGCAAAATGGATTGTTGAAATGCACGGCGGAAGAATTCTCGTTCACAGCGAAGTAAATTCGGGAACAACGTTTGTTATAAAATTTCCCTTAGATAACAATTCAACGATACATTCTGCGATTAACAATCCTTAACTCGTTGTTAATCTCGTCATACATTCCGTTTGATATATTGCACTGAAAATTTTTTTAAATTCAGTGCGTACACTTCTTTTACATTCTTTTTTTGTTTTTTTCTATTGCGGTATTGTTGCAAATGTGATTGCACAAAACAACTATGGAAGAAATATATCTCAAAGAGCAACTATGGATTCAATCAATCTACAAGTTGTTGATTCTACCATAGTTCAGGAAGAAAGCACAGAAATTTCAGACATTCATAGACTAACTCCACAAGAGCGGTTAATGAGGGCAAAGCAATTAGAACGAAAAACGAGCAACAAAGATAATTATTATTGTACTCATCATCCGGCTATGCAAAGCGAAAGCGTTGGAGTTTGTATTTTGTGTGGAAACGTGTTAAAATTGCACTACAAACAAACGATAATGAACAGAAACGATTCAACAAAAGTTCTTCCTAAAAAAAATCGTTTAAAGTAACTGCTATTCTCATAAATTCCAAGGCACGAAATCTATTTCGTGCTTTTTTTATGAATAAGATTTACGAGTGAACGTTTTAAAATTGCAACCGCAGAAAGAATTTCCTGTTCGCTTGTCCAGCGACCGAAGGAAAACCTCAATGTTGCTTTTGTTGTTGCTATATCTCGTTTCATTGCAAGCAAAACGTGCGATGGTTCAATACTACCAGATGTGCATGCAGAACCACTGGAAACTGCTACACCGTTCATATCCATATTCAAGAGGAGCATTTCACCATCGATGCTTATTTGCGAACAATCAATCGAAATACTGAGAATATTTGACAATGAAGTTTCGTCGTTTCCATTGAATAGAAGAATGTTGTTTCCAAACAATGGAGAAATTTCTTTAACGAGTTTTTCTTTCAACAGAGATTTCAATAATTTCATTCGAAGAAATTCTTCTTCACGATGTTGATTCATCAGCATCGTTGCTTTTCCGAAACCAATCACGAGTGGAACTGCTTCCGTTCCCGCGCGTTTTCCTCGTTCTTGTCCTCCTCCGTGAAACAACGGTTCAATTTCAATACCCCGACGTATATACAATGCGCCGATTCCTTTGGGACCATAAATTTTATGTGCAGAAATGGCAAGTGTATCAATATTCATTCTACTAACATCTATAGGAATTTTGCCAAACGATTGCACTGCATCGGTGTGAAATAATATTCCGTTTTGTTTAGCAAATGCACCAATTTTTTCAATTGAATGAATAGTTCCGGTTTCATTATTGGCGTGCATAATTGCAATAAGACCGGTTTGTTTTGTGCAAAGTTTTTGAATTTCTTCAAATGAAATTTCGCCGAATGCATTAACCGAACAATACGAAACAATAATTCCCGTGTTCTTTATATACTCGCACGAATTCAGCACGGCGTGATGTTCTGTTGGTGATGCGATGATATGCTGTTTTCCTTGTTTTCGTAAATGTTGTGCAAAACCTTTAAGTGCAATATTATTCGCTTCTGTTCCGCTCGAAGTAAAAATAATTTCAGATGGAATAGCCGAAAGAGAAGATGCTATAATTGTTCTGCTTTCTTCAAGTGCGCTTTTCACTTCTTGTCCAAAAGAATGAATCGAAGAAGCATTGCCGAATTTTTCATTGAAGTAGGGTTTCATTGCTTCAAACACTTCCGGGTCTAACGGAGTGGTTGCTGCGTAATCTAAGTAAATGCGTTGCATATTAGTTTTCTCAAATATATATTATCTTATGATAATGAAATTTTTTTTTTAATATAATGAATAGATGAAAAAAATTGAATAAAGATAATTTTAAATTTTTATCGTTTGCATTTTAAAAAAAGTTTTGTATAATGCACCCGTATTATTTACAACTATCAATTTCGTGGGAGAAGTTTATATGACTCAAAAAACATATTGGTATTTATTCATAATCTCATTGATATTATTCAATGGTTGCGCAAGCGATGCGTTGCAACCAGGAGAAACAGCACCGGATGTTACTCTTAAAAATCAAGCAGGAAATGAAGTATCGCTTTCCGATTACAAAGGAAGTTACGTGATTGTGGCTTTTTACGGAAGAAGTAATAATAAAAATTCCGTTATTCACTTAAAAAATTTTGAATTGGATTTTAGTTTCTATCGTCAATCGAGGATGACAGTGATTGGAATAAATTCAGAACGAGAAGAAGTAATTCGCAATTTTTATTTCAAGAATAATTTTTCGTTTGATTTACTTTGCGATAAGAAAAAAGTTGCGATGAAAGCGTACGGCGTTTCGGGTGGATTAGGCGGTACAGACCGCATTACGTTTATCATTGCTCCGAATCAAAAAATCGTGAGTGTCATTGAATCGGATGAAGTTGACGAACATCGTGAAGAGTTGCACAACGAAGTTAAAAAAATTGTTGAGGAATAAACAGATATTTTCTTTGTAAAATTTGCGCACATTTTTTTCTTGTCCTCTTTCTTCGGTTTTTCTTTTTTACGAAGTGAACCGAACATACGAACTTTTCAACATTTTTCAGGCGTTGTT belongs to Ignavibacteria bacterium and includes:
- a CDS encoding response regulator transcription factor; the encoded protein is MRILVVEDEKKVAKFIKKGLEEEHYAVDVVHDGDSAFQLAKSEPYDLFIIDIMLPKKDGISLVKELRARKVTIPILIVTAKTSVEDRVGGLDSGADDYLTKPFAMEELFARVRSLLRRGAAEKTPTLRVADLELDLVKHKAKRGEKMIELTAKEYSLLEYFMRNKNRTLSRTLISEHIWNYNFDTGTNIIDVYVNHLRQKVDNGFEKGLIHTVRGVGYMMKEPDEKM
- a CDS encoding HAMP domain-containing protein, which translates into the protein MKLHFSLRTKLTLWYALVLTVTLSLFGTAAYFYTKETISESLDVSLRSQVGWLRQYLQQRAEIKKKKKKSPPKKTLTPKNIVTKKDTVTTSPYLFEWTEADSIWYEIYEQAMRNPKKTFLYVKNNKGLVFYRSENLEPDDSLFIPRDTATFGDAVLTTYQTKNGEERRLAYAKDVNGEVWVAYPMQEIETILDNLFANLIFISPIAIVFSLIGGWFIARKSLRPIDEVIETAKKITASNLDQQIPHHSVDDEIGRLIATFNEMILRLRNSFELTQQFTMDASHELRTPLTIMRGEIEVALHNENLEEEHREILLSLLEETIRMNSIIEGLLLLSKSDLNMYKPSCEEVHLNELTSELFEDGELLAQTKHISIVLEQNDEIRLFGDKVRLRQLFLNLLDNAIKYTPENGKVILALYRLDGTAVFKIEDTGIGIPQNEVHKIFNRFYRVDKARSREMGGTGLGLSIAKWIVEMHGGRILVHSEVNSGTTFVIKFPLDNNSTIHSAINNP
- a CDS encoding cysteine desulfurase yields the protein MQRIYLDYAATTPLDPEVFEAMKPYFNEKFGNASSIHSFGQEVKSALEESRTIIASSLSAIPSEIIFTSSGTEANNIALKGFAQHLRKQGKQHIIASPTEHHAVLNSCEYIKNTGIIVSYCSVNAFGEISFEEIQKLCTKQTGLIAIMHANNETGTIHSIEKIGAFAKQNGILFHTDAVQSFGKIPIDVSRMNIDTLAISAHKIYGPKGIGALYIRRGIEIEPLFHGGGQERGKRAGTEAVPLVIGFGKATMLMNQHREEEFLRMKLLKSLLKEKLVKEISPLFGNNILLFNGNDETSLSNILSISIDCSQISIDGEMLLLNMDMNGVAVSSGSACTSGSIEPSHVLLAMKRDIATTKATLRFSFGRWTSEQEILSAVAILKRSLVNLIHKKSTK
- a CDS encoding redoxin domain-containing protein; the protein is MTQKTYWYLFIISLILFNGCASDALQPGETAPDVTLKNQAGNEVSLSDYKGSYVIVAFYGRSNNKNSVIHLKNFELDFSFYRQSRMTVIGINSEREEVIRNFYFKNNFSFDLLCDKKKVAMKAYGVSGGLGGTDRITFIIAPNQKIVSVIESDEVDEHREELHNEVKKIVEE